Genomic DNA from Marinobacter sp. LV10MA510-1:
AGCGAATTTTTCCATTTTCCAGCCCATTTCTTTCATCAGCGTTTCGGCGGTGGCACGCTGCCCAGACTCTGGGTCGCCAACCGCAACTCGCTTGCCTTGCAGATCTTCAAAGGTGGTGATTCCCGAGCTTTTACTGGCCACAACAGTGAACGGCTCCGGATGCATGGAGAAAACGGCGCGCAGTTTTTTGTTGGGGCCGTCGCCTTCAAACTGGCTGCTGCCGTTGTAGGCGTGGAACTGCCAGTCTGATTGAACTACGGCCAGGTCCAGCTCACCTCGGGCCATGGCGTTCAGGTTGTAGACAGAACCGCCGGTGATTTCAACCGCACAGCGAATACCGTGGTCTTTACGGTCCATGTTGACCAGGCGGCAGATAGCTCCACCGGCCGGATAGTACACGCCGGTAACGCCGCCGGTGCCGATGGTAATGAACTGCTGTTCCTGAGCAGACACCATGGCAGAGGCTGCGCCGAGGCTCAGTGCCGCGGTAACTGCCAAGACAGAGGCTTTCAGTTTCACC
This window encodes:
- a CDS encoding TAXI family TRAP transporter solute-binding subunit: MTVKLKASVLAVTAALSLGAASAMVSAQEQQFITIGTGGVTGVYYPAGGAICRLVNMDRKDHGIRCAVEITGGSVYNLNAMARGELDLAVVQSDWQFHAYNGSSQFEGDGPNKKLRAVFSMHPEPFTVVASKSSGITTFEDLQGKRVAVGDPESGQRATAETLMKEMGWKMEKFALAAELKAAEQSQALCSGDIDAFFYTVGHPSGAIKEATTSCNSVLVTVDNNASKKLINNYPYYRKAIIPGGMYRGSDEDITTFGVGATFVSSTDVPEDVVYRVVRAVFENFDSFKRLHPAFHNLNKEEMVSDALSAPLHPGAVKYYKEAGLMK